GGAACTGGGCATCAACATAAGGCATCATGCAGGGAATGACGTTGACTACATCTGCCAGGATCTCATCCTTACGGTTTTCCATATGAAGATGATGGAGAAGCTCGATAAGCATTTCTTCACCGGTACAATCCTTCATGGGTTTCTTTACGAAATCCCCTTCACGGTCTGTATAAAGTCCATATCCCCAGAAGATCGTCTGGTCCATAGGCTGATTGATAAAGTGAGGCTGGGCAGCCACAACAATGCTCATCAGCCAGTTAGAATCCTTAAAGGTCAGAAGGGCTCCGCTTCCAGGCACATTACCTGAGTAATCCTCAATCATTTTAAGAAGTTTATTTCCGCGGCTTGTTACGGTAAAGCTTTCCCAATTGGTCTCATGAACATCGCCGAAGAATGGATAAGGATTTCCAAGGCCAGGCTTCTTTGCAGATACCTTGGTCCATAATTCCCCGGATATTGGCCTTAAAACAGGCTCCGGAGCCGGGGTATGCAGATCTCCAAGGGTCGCGCTGTCGGTCATACAGGCATTGGTCATGATGCAGATATCGCCCTCCTGAAGCTCGATCTGCCTGTCTATGCCATTATCCTTTAAATAAAGCACCTTAGCCGTAATCCCTTCTCCATCTGCAAAGTCTATATCAGTAACCGTACAGTTTTCCGCAAAAACAACTCCCTGCTTTCTTAAATAGTTTTCCAGAGGGCGGATGACGCTGTCATACTGGTTTAACGGTGTTCTTGTTACCCCTTCCAAAGTTTCAATCCTGGAAAACTCCAGAATCATCCGGCGCATGTAGCGGCGGAATTCAAAAAGGCTGCTCCATTTCTGGAATGCAAAGGTGGTCTGCCACATATACCAGAAATTCGTTGTAAAGAAATGAGGCATGTCAGCAAACCATTCCTCAATGGTCATATCGTCAAGCTTTTCTTCCGGAGTATTCATAAGCTTTAAAAGCGCCATGCGTTCCTTCTGGGTAAATCCCATGCTCTTTACATCAAGGATGGTTCCATCCTTGTCCACCAGTCTGGCCTTTGCATGGGTGGGATGGGCATGATCAAAGCTTAGGATCTCTTCGGTAACGCTCCGGGATGGGTTATTTAAAGAAGGGATGGAACGGAACAGCTCCCAGAAGTTTTCGTATGTCTCTTCATTAAGCATACGTCCGCCCCGGCATACAAAGCCTTTTTCCGGAGTTCCGATGCCATCGTTGCTTCCTCCCAGAATATGCATTCCTTCAAAAATCGTGATCTGGTCTCCCGGCATATTGCAGTCTCGTATGAGGTAAGCCGCTCCTGCCATGCTTCCCAGACCGCCGCCTACAAAATACGCTTTTCCCGGGGTCTGGCCGTTTTCCTTATGTCTCATGACTTCTTCATTTTTTAAATCCATCTGTTTTTTTGAATAATCATAGGCTTTTTTTGCGGCTACTCCTGCCGCAGTTGCCGCAGCTCCCCATGCAAGTACTTTTCCGAAATTATTTTTTCCTTTCATATACAACGCTCCATTCTATGAATTGTGATAACTAACTGATACGCTTATATTATCATACTTCATTTCATTCGTCACCATACATGGTTTTTTAGTTGTATAAAAAAACGACATCAGGAAAATGATGTCGTAAAACCATACAATTTTGGGATTTTGTCTATAGAAGATTTTTTTACCTTCATTTAAAATAAATATAATGAAAAAGGAGGACTTTTTATGTCGACCACTATACACAAACATATCCGGGAGTCCGTCCTGAAAACGGCGCTTTTCCACCAGTTAAAAAACGGGCAGAAATCGCCGGAGCGAACTGCCCGGAATTTAGAAGAGCTTTTGGATAAATTCAGCCCAATATCCGCAGAGCTTTTTTCTTATTCTGATCTGGTTGCGCTCATCAAAAACTGTTCCAGAGAAGAATGTCTGGATATCATCATGCATAAGCTTTCTTAAAGCTTCGCCTGGCCTCGGAGATAACCGGCCCGCGCCGTAGCCCTGGCCAGGCTTTTTAAACGATCCGCCACAAGCCGGGGATCCGTCTTCATTCCTTTCTCCACCCAGTCAACAATAATCCCACAGATACCATATGCATAAAATTCTGCGTCAAAGTCCCTCTCCTCCATGGTGAGCTTCTTTTTTTCATCCAGCTTTAAAATCGCTTCGGAAAACAGGGCTTTTGCCATCTCAAACAGATAACTCTCAAAAGTATGCTCCTGTTCTTTGATGGTATTGATATAAAAGGCTTTTTCCTCTTTCATATTTTGAAGCAGTTCATAAACCTTCTGGTTCCAGTTCTCAAGAGTAATGTCTTCTGCTATTTTGGCAAAATTCTCATTATAATAGATCCAGCTTAAAAGTTCATATTTATCCTGAAAATGATAATAGAAGGTCTGCCGGTTTAACCCCCATACGGATGTGATATTTGTTATGGATATCTTATCAAAGGGCTTTTCCCTGCATACCTGTTTTAAGGCTTCCGCTATTGCGCGTTTTGTAATCAGCGAATCTGCCATAATCCCTCCTGGTTTATTATCTTTTCATTCCTGTAAAATAGTTGCTAAGGGATGCAAACTGCTCTAAAGTCAATGCTTCTCCCCGCACGGAGGGCCCAAGTCCCAGGCTTTTAACTGCCTCCGAGATTTCTTCCTTTGTGAAGGGAATCTCCGGCGAATTGTTCAGTCCGTTTTGAAGGGTCTTTCTTCTCTGGTTAAAGGAAGCACGGATCAGACGGAACATAAGCCCTGTATCCTCTGCCTTTACCGGCGGCTCCTTGTGGCGGGTCAGGCGGATTACCGCGGAACCCACATTCGGACGGGGCATAAAGCAGTTAGGCGGGACGTTTGCAACAATATAGGGCTTTGCATAATACTGGACAGCCAATGAAAGAGCGCCGTAATCCTTAGAACCAGGCCCTACCTGCATACGGTCTGCCACTTCCTTCTGAACCATGACCGTAACATTGTCTATTGGCACCATGTTTTCAAAAAGGCCCATAATAATAGGAGTTGTGATGTAATACGGCAGATTTGCAACCACCTTGATCGGACGCCCGCCGTTATACTCCTTTGTTATCTGGTTGATGTCAACCTTAAGAATATCATCATGGATAACGGTCACATTCTCATAGTCTGCCAGGGTCTCTTTGAGAATGGGAATCAGGTTTGAATCGATCTCCACAGCTACCACATGTCTGGCGTTTTCTGCCAGATACTGCGTCATCGTGCCGATCCCCGGCCCGATTTCCAGAACACAGTCCTCCTTTGTTACGCCTGCCGCGGCTATGATCTTATCTAATACGTGGGTGTCTATTAAAAAATTCTGTCCGAATTTCTTTTGGAATGCGAATTCGTATTTCTGAATGACCTCGATTGTTTTTTGGGGATTTCCCAGTGTCGCCATGAATGTCCTCCCTTTTCTTTTATAGCTGTTCCGAAAGCCTGTATAGCCTTTTGGCATTCTGATTGGTGATTTCAATGACCTTTTCTTCCGGTATTCCCTTAATGGCACTGATTTCCTGCACCACATAGGGAAGATTTAAGGAAGAATTACGCTTTCCCCTGTTGGGTGCGGGAGCCAGATAAGGGCAGTCTGTTTCCAGTACCAGCTGTTCCATCGGCATATACTCCACCACTTCTTTAAGCTTTTTAGCATTCTTAAAGGTAAGGACGCCTCCGATTCCCAGATAGTACCCCATATTTAAGTATTCCCTGGCGATCTCCTTTCCATAAGAAAAGCAGTGAATCACTCCTCCAATGTCCTTTGCCCCCTCTGCCTTCATGATATCTAAGGTGTCCTTTGCCGCATCCCGGCTGTGGATTACCACAGGAAGCTTCACTTCCTTTGCCAGGTTCAGCTGGCGGATAAACCACCTTTTCTGGGTGTCATGATCCGGCTCATCCCAGTAATAGTCAAGGCCGATCTCGCCGATTGCCACGATCTTTTTATGGGCAGACCCTTCTTTCAGCCAGGTTATATCTTCTTCGTCCAGCTCACCGGTTTCATTGGGATGAACACCGATCGCTCCATATACATATGGATATTTCTCCGCCAGTTCCAGGGTGTTCCTGGAAGTTTCCATGCTGGCACCTATATTGGTAACAGTCTCAATTCCATGGTCAAAAAGGCTTGTCAGCAGTTCCTCTCTGTCTTCATCAAATGCCTCATCATCGTAATGGGCGTGTGTATCAAAAATCATAGGAATCTCCTTTAAAAAGCAGGTCCCTTCAGCCATGAAGGTGCCTTTCTTACTTTATAATAATCAAACGCAGGATATAAAGCAAAACTAAGTGAGCAGGATAAAACCAGTAAAAAAGGTATTTTAAATTCCTTTTTCCTCTGGCTCCGCTATACATGCGGATGGGGATGAAGGCCAGGATAGCCGCCCCAAAACAGCTAAGGCTCTGGACGGCTGTCAGGATACCTGCGAAAATGGTCTGCTTTTTCTTATCTTTATAAAAAACATAAAATAGCAGGATCATAACTATCCCTATGATATCATAATCACATTTCAAAAAAACAGCCGCACCGCATCCGGCCAAAAATACCAGGGTCTGCCTGATTGGGTCTCCCATAGCCTTATCATACCAGTAAAGAACACATAGGCCGATGAACAGGGTAAAATATACATTCTGATAATCTGGATAAAACCATTGATCAAAAATTGCCAGATCAAAGGGAATCTCGGATATAAGGGCGAATAAAAAAAGCCTGGCTCCATATTTTTTAATATTCCTGGTATGGAAAAAACCTTCTACAAGCAGAAAGCAAAAAATAGGGAATGCAACTCTTCCAATGGTACGAAGCACCAGGTCAGCCATGTCCCACAGGTTTTCTCCCTGCAAGCCAAAAAGCTCCCAGGCAGTAAGATTGTCCTGATTTTTTAAAATACCGTTTTCAACAACAGCCACGCCGATATGGTCTATGAGCATGGTAACAATGGCAATCATCTTTAAAGTATTTCCTGTTATTCCTTTTGCACGGGCACTGATTGACTCTTTCATGGAATCTTCCTCCTTAAAACAACAAGGCCGGATCAAGTTACCCGGCCTTTCGCTGTTTTCTATCAAGTGTCCCCAGACATTCCCTTTTAATTAGCAGATTTCTGCTCCTGCCGGCATTGCTTTCTCCGGAACCATAAGAGATAAATTGCCTTCTGCATCCTCCGCGCAGAGAAGCATGCCTTCAGACAGGACTCCAGCCAGTTTTGCTGGTTTTAAGTTTACCACAACCATCACCTTTTTGCCAACCATTTCTTCCGGTGAATAGTGGGCTTTGATTCCGCTGACAATCTGTTTTACCTGGCTTCCGATCTTCACCTGGGAACACAAAAGCTTCTTTGACTTTGGAACAGCCTCACAGGCAATGATCTGGCCTACCTGGAACTGCAGCTTGGCAAAATCGTCGTATTCGATCTCTGCTTTGGCTTCTATATCAATCACGGCGGAAGCATCTTCTTTGGCAGTTTCCTTGGATTCTTCTTCCTTTGGTCCATACATGGCTTCCACCTTCTCCATAACTTCCTTAATATCCATACGTGCAAACAGGATCTCCGGCTTATCAGTCACCTTATTTCCAGAGGGATATACACCGAATTCATTCATCTGGGACAGCTCTCTCTTTGAAGTATTAAGCTGATTAAGAATCTTTTTAGAGGTATCCGGCATAAAGGAATCAAGGAGGGAGGCTCCGATGGCAATGGCTTCCGTCAGATTATAAAGAACGGTTTCCAGCCTGCCCTTTGATGCTTCATCCTTGGCAAGGGTCCATGGAGCAGTTTCATCAATGTATTTGTTGCTCCTTCTGAAAATATTAAAGATTGCTGTCATCGCATCAGCGACACGGAGTTTCTCCATCTTCTCCTGAACCTTTTTCACCTCTTCTAACACCACTGCCTTAAGGTCTTCATCAACAGCCTCCGCTGCATTTCCGTCAGACACGATGCCGCCAAAGTATTTATTGGACATGGAAATGGTACGGTTTACAAGATTGCCCAGGATGTTAGCCAGGTCAGAGTTCATGCGTTCCACCATAAGCTCCCAGGAAATAACCCCGTCATTATCAAATGGCATTTCATGAAGGACAAAATAACGGACTGCATCCACGCCGAAGAAATCCACCAGGGTATCCGCATAGAGGACATTTCCCTTGGATTTACTCATCTTGCCGTCCCCCTGAAGCAGCCATGGATGGCCAAATACCTGCTTTGGCAGGGGAATATCAAGGGCCATAAGGAAAATGGGCCAGTAAATTGTATGGAACCGGATGATATCCTTACCGATCAGGTGAAGGTCTGCCGGCCATAATCTGGCATACTGGTCACTGCTTTTGCCGTCACAGTCATAGCCGATTCCGGTAATATAGTTGGTCAGCGCATCAAGCCAGACATAGGTGACATGCTTCGGATCAAAGGACACCGGAATCCCCCACTTAAACGTGGTCCTGGATACGCAAAGATCCTGAAGTCCCGGAAGGAGGAAATTGTTCATCATCTCATTTTTTCTGGATACTGGCTGGATAAAATCCGGGTTCTCATTGATGTGCTTTATCAAACGGTCCGCATATTTGCTCATGCGGAAGAAATATGCCTCTTCTTTTGCCGGCTTCACTTCACGTCCGCAGTCCGGACATTTGCCGTCTACAAGCTGGGATTCTGTAAAAAAGGATTCACAGGGCGTGCAGTATAAGCCTTCGTAATGTCCCTTATAGATATCTCCCTGGTCATAGAGCTTCTTAAAGATCTTCTGAACCTGCTCCTCATGTTCCTTGTCTGTGGTGCGGATGAATTTATCGTAAGAGGTGTTCATCAGATCCCAGATATTCTTAATTTCACCGGCAGCCCTGTCTACGAACTCCTTAGGCGTGATCCCTGCTGCCTCTGCCTTTTCCTCAATCTTCTGGCCATGCTCATCGGTTCCTGTCTGGAAAAACACGTCATAGCCCTCTGCCCTCTTATAACGGGCGATGGAATCCGCTAATATTGCCTCATAGGTATTGCCGATATGGGGCTTTCCTGATGCATAGGCAATAGCCGTGGTGATATAGTATGGTTTTTTCTTAGAGTCTTTACACATTCTGATTTCCTCCTGTTTATAAAATGGGATGAGCAAAAAGGGGGCTTCCCTTCCTGCAAAGAAAAACCCGTCTTAAAATATCCTTTCGGAAATTTAAAGACGGGGAACTGTCCCGTGTTACCACTTTAATTTATCCGTACCTTACAGTACGGACCTTACCGGCTGCGTTGGTTCCATAAAGTCCGCTTAAGACCTTATGGTTACTTAATAACAGTCTGACACGATAACGGGTGTAACCGTCGAAATTTAAAGGCGTGCTTCGCCAATTCAACTTCGCTGCTCCAAGGCCATGTTGGGAAATACGCTCAAGCTTCCTTTTCAGCTTCCGGAAGTCTCTGCACATGAGGTTGATTTCTTACTCTTCTTTTCTCAGCATTCTCATATAAATAGATTGTCGGTAACCATAGTTTAATGGTTTCAGTAAAGTTTGTCAAGCGGGTAAGCTGGTACATCAGTGCTTTTGTCATGACTTTTTTAATATCATCATATAAATAATAATAGTGAATCACGGAGGAATCATATATGAAGAACATCGTTTTGAAACAGGGCCGCCGTTTTCTTTCCATCATACTGGCTGTTTCCCTGCTTTGTGCCTGTGCACCCACCAATAAATCGCCTGCATCGTCTTCATGGAGCGGGTACGAACAATACCATGCCAGGGATTTATCCGCTCAAAACAAGTTTGATCAATTTACAAATGACCTGTTTCGTGACGAGATCAGTGAATCCGGAATCAGCTTCCATTTCAGCATTGCAGATCCGGCTTCCCGGGGATTTGACACAGTTCCTTTGACCCTGGGGGATTTTTCTCTGGAAAAAATGAAACAGGGAACAAAAGACCTTTTGGAATTAAAAAAGAATCTGGATGGTTTTAATCCCCGCCAGTTGACCGACGAACAGCGGCTTACCTGGCAGATTCTCCGCTCCTACATAGAAACAGAACTAAGCTCTGATGGCCTGGAGCTTTATGCCCAGCCTTTAACAACCACCATCGGAATCCAGGCACAGCTTCCCATCCTGTTCTCAGAATATGCCTTTTACACCCGGGATGATGTGGACCACTATCTTGCGCTGCTTTCTACCATTGATAATTATTATGGGCAGATCCTGGAGTTTGAAAAGCAAAAATCAGAAGCCGGCCTTTTTATGTCTGACGCTTCCGCAGACCATTTATTAAAGTCCTGTGAGGCATATTTGATCCAGCCTGACCACAGCTTCCTTGCAGACACCTTCAACACCCGGGTGGATGCCCTTACGGATTTAACCGCGGAAGAAAAAGCTTCCTATAAAGAAAAGAATCTAAAAGTACTGGAAGAGCATTTTATACCTGCCTATAAAAATCTTATCAACGGCATCACCGCCCTTATGGGAACCGGGACCAATGACAAGGGCCTATCCTGGTATCCCAAAGGAAAGGAATATTTTGAATACCTGGTGAAATCCAACACCGGAACCTCCTATGATTCCATCCGAAGCCTGACAAAGGCAATTGAAAAACAGTTAAACTCCGATATCCAGGCCATAGGACAGATTACAAAGGAGCATCCGGAAGTGCTGGATCACCTTGAGAACTATTCCTTTAGTTATACCAAGCCGGAAGAGATCCTGGAATCTTTAAAATCTCAGATTTCAAAGGATTTTCCTGAGCTTCCGCCCTGCAACCATACGGTAAAATACGTTCCCAGTTCCCTGGAGGCATCTTTAAGCCCCGCCTTTTACCTGGTTCCTCCTCTGGACCGTTATGAGGATAACGTCATTTACATCAACGGTAACCCGCGTTTTCAAAATGATGACCTATACACTACCCTGGCTCATGAAGGCTATCCGGGACATTTATATCAAAATGTTTATTTTTTAAGCAAGAAACCTAACGACTTAAGAAGCATCCTCTCCTTTTCCAGTTATTCGGAAGGCTGGGCCACCTATGTGGAGTTTTACTCCTACACCTTAGATAACGGACTTCCTCCGGAGCTTGGTGAGCTTCTGGCACATAATACTGCCGTTACCCTGGGCATCTATGCATATCTGGATATTTGCATCAATTATGAGGGCTGGGATAAAGAGCAGACAGCCAAATACCTTGGCACGTTTTATAATATTGAGAAAACAGATATTGCAGATTCCATTTACTCCAGCCTGATCGAAAATCCCACCAATTATATGGAATACTACGTGGGATATATGGAGATTATGGAAATGCGGAACACCGCTAAGAAGATCTTAAAGGATGATTTTAATTTGAAAGA
The nucleotide sequence above comes from Lacrimispora sp. BS-2. Encoded proteins:
- a CDS encoding oleate hydratase, with amino-acid sequence MKGKNNFGKVLAWGAAATAAGVAAKKAYDYSKKQMDLKNEEVMRHKENGQTPGKAYFVGGGLGSMAGAAYLIRDCNMPGDQITIFEGMHILGGSNDGIGTPEKGFVCRGGRMLNEETYENFWELFRSIPSLNNPSRSVTEEILSFDHAHPTHAKARLVDKDGTILDVKSMGFTQKERMALLKLMNTPEEKLDDMTIEEWFADMPHFFTTNFWYMWQTTFAFQKWSSLFEFRRYMRRMILEFSRIETLEGVTRTPLNQYDSVIRPLENYLRKQGVVFAENCTVTDIDFADGEGITAKVLYLKDNGIDRQIELQEGDICIMTNACMTDSATLGDLHTPAPEPVLRPISGELWTKVSAKKPGLGNPYPFFGDVHETNWESFTVTSRGNKLLKMIEDYSGNVPGSGALLTFKDSNWLMSIVVAAQPHFINQPMDQTIFWGYGLYTDREGDFVKKPMKDCTGEEMLIELLHHLHMENRKDEILADVVNVIPCMMPYVDAQFQPRKMTDRPKVVPAGSTNFAMVSQFVEIPDDMVFTEEYSVRAARIAVYTLMGANKKICPVTPYVKEPKVLMKAVQTSYR
- the dhaS gene encoding dihydroxyacetone kinase transcriptional activator DhaS produces the protein MADSLITKRAIAEALKQVCREKPFDKISITNITSVWGLNRQTFYYHFQDKYELLSWIYYNENFAKIAEDITLENWNQKVYELLQNMKEEKAFYINTIKEQEHTFESYLFEMAKALFSEAILKLDEKKKLTMEERDFDAEFYAYGICGIIVDWVEKGMKTDPRLVADRLKSLARATARAGYLRGQAKL
- the rsmA gene encoding 16S rRNA (adenine(1518)-N(6)/adenine(1519)-N(6))-dimethyltransferase RsmA: MATLGNPQKTIEVIQKYEFAFQKKFGQNFLIDTHVLDKIIAAAGVTKEDCVLEIGPGIGTMTQYLAENARHVVAVEIDSNLIPILKETLADYENVTVIHDDILKVDINQITKEYNGGRPIKVVANLPYYITTPIIMGLFENMVPIDNVTVMVQKEVADRMQVGPGSKDYGALSLAVQYYAKPYIVANVPPNCFMPRPNVGSAVIRLTRHKEPPVKAEDTGLMFRLIRASFNQRRKTLQNGLNNSPEIPFTKEEISEAVKSLGLGPSVRGEALTLEQFASLSNYFTGMKR
- a CDS encoding TatD family hydrolase codes for the protein MIFDTHAHYDDEAFDEDREELLTSLFDHGIETVTNIGASMETSRNTLELAEKYPYVYGAIGVHPNETGELDEEDITWLKEGSAHKKIVAIGEIGLDYYWDEPDHDTQKRWFIRQLNLAKEVKLPVVIHSRDAAKDTLDIMKAEGAKDIGGVIHCFSYGKEIAREYLNMGYYLGIGGVLTFKNAKKLKEVVEYMPMEQLVLETDCPYLAPAPNRGKRNSSLNLPYVVQEISAIKGIPEEKVIEITNQNAKRLYRLSEQL
- a CDS encoding TraX family protein, coding for MKESISARAKGITGNTLKMIAIVTMLIDHIGVAVVENGILKNQDNLTAWELFGLQGENLWDMADLVLRTIGRVAFPIFCFLLVEGFFHTRNIKKYGARLFLFALISEIPFDLAIFDQWFYPDYQNVYFTLFIGLCVLYWYDKAMGDPIRQTLVFLAGCGAAVFLKCDYDIIGIVMILLFYVFYKDKKKQTIFAGILTAVQSLSCFGAAILAFIPIRMYSGARGKRNLKYLFYWFYPAHLVLLYILRLIIIK
- the metG gene encoding methionine--tRNA ligase, encoding MCKDSKKKPYYITTAIAYASGKPHIGNTYEAILADSIARYKRAEGYDVFFQTGTDEHGQKIEEKAEAAGITPKEFVDRAAGEIKNIWDLMNTSYDKFIRTTDKEHEEQVQKIFKKLYDQGDIYKGHYEGLYCTPCESFFTESQLVDGKCPDCGREVKPAKEEAYFFRMSKYADRLIKHINENPDFIQPVSRKNEMMNNFLLPGLQDLCVSRTTFKWGIPVSFDPKHVTYVWLDALTNYITGIGYDCDGKSSDQYARLWPADLHLIGKDIIRFHTIYWPIFLMALDIPLPKQVFGHPWLLQGDGKMSKSKGNVLYADTLVDFFGVDAVRYFVLHEMPFDNDGVISWELMVERMNSDLANILGNLVNRTISMSNKYFGGIVSDGNAAEAVDEDLKAVVLEEVKKVQEKMEKLRVADAMTAIFNIFRRSNKYIDETAPWTLAKDEASKGRLETVLYNLTEAIAIGASLLDSFMPDTSKKILNQLNTSKRELSQMNEFGVYPSGNKVTDKPEILFARMDIKEVMEKVEAMYGPKEEESKETAKEDASAVIDIEAKAEIEYDDFAKLQFQVGQIIACEAVPKSKKLLCSQVKIGSQVKQIVSGIKAHYSPEEMVGKKVMVVVNLKPAKLAGVLSEGMLLCAEDAEGNLSLMVPEKAMPAGAEIC
- a CDS encoding DUF885 domain-containing protein: MKNIVLKQGRRFLSIILAVSLLCACAPTNKSPASSSWSGYEQYHARDLSAQNKFDQFTNDLFRDEISESGISFHFSIADPASRGFDTVPLTLGDFSLEKMKQGTKDLLELKKNLDGFNPRQLTDEQRLTWQILRSYIETELSSDGLELYAQPLTTTIGIQAQLPILFSEYAFYTRDDVDHYLALLSTIDNYYGQILEFEKQKSEAGLFMSDASADHLLKSCEAYLIQPDHSFLADTFNTRVDALTDLTAEEKASYKEKNLKVLEEHFIPAYKNLINGITALMGTGTNDKGLSWYPKGKEYFEYLVKSNTGTSYDSIRSLTKAIEKQLNSDIQAIGQITKEHPEVLDHLENYSFSYTKPEEILESLKSQISKDFPELPPCNHTVKYVPSSLEASLSPAFYLVPPLDRYEDNVIYINGNPRFQNDDLYTTLAHEGYPGHLYQNVYFLSKKPNDLRSILSFSSYSEGWATYVEFYSYTLDNGLPPELGELLAHNTAVTLGIYAYLDICINYEGWDKEQTAKYLGTFYNIEKTDIADSIYSSLIENPTNYMEYYVGYMEIMEMRNTAKKILKDDFNLKDFHAFLLDIGPAPFSVIQPAFRSWLSKQLRNP